One stretch of Glandiceps talaboti chromosome 7, keGlaTala1.1, whole genome shotgun sequence DNA includes these proteins:
- the LOC144437870 gene encoding LOW QUALITY PROTEIN: T-box transcription factor TBX20-like (The sequence of the model RefSeq protein was modified relative to this genomic sequence to represent the inferred CDS: substituted 1 base at 1 genomic stop codon), with amino-acid sequence MESTSVIKPQLSSRANAFSIEALMSTTKPKAKGNKPTSEKSNIETILSNDDDICHADASRGDHALRPLEDFVEKSSCVQPRKTEVTADPKSPVSSNLHLAGGTTLSTHSQLSPSQQGKLSEEMTKVTCKLETKELWDKFHDLGTEMIITKSGRRMFPTVRVSFSHIDPDSRYVVLMDIVPVDNKRYRYAYHRSSWLVAGKADPPLPARLYIHPDSPFTGEQLQKQMVSFEKLKLTNNELDQNGHIILNSMHRYQPRVHIIKKRDNSSTVVSLQNEECRTFVFPQTMFTAVTAYQNQLITRLKIDSNPFAKGFRDSSRLTDLESFIPRESVETLIHEHTYARSPIRAYEEPDYDENMLSRSIKDQAGKHXGMSRSGMSSANTIRVPVPSRMALSPVHGLSMFQPLGSPSAYPVMSSTSTSTALSTPIPHPIAGPLRYNRLLPTHTYQSLQLQRYHRFFAQGPYASFQALRPSSVMTPFV; translated from the exons ATGGAATCTACCAGCGTCATCAAACCGCAGCTATCGTCCCGGGCCAATGCGTTCTCCATAGAAGCTCTCATGTCAACGACAAAACCTAAAGCCAAGGGAAATAAGCCTACAAGCGAGAAAAGTAACATTGAAACAATCTTAAgcaatgatgatgatatttGCCACGCTGATGCGAGTCGTGGGGACCACGCGTTACGGCCACTTG AGGATTTTGTGGAAAAGTCCAGTTgtgttcaaccaaggaaaaccGAAGTCACAGCTGATCCCAAATCACCGGTTTCTTCAAATCTTCACCTTGCCGGTGGCACAACCCTCTCTACTCATTCTCAGCTATCTCCATCACAACAAGGGAAGTTGAGTGAAGAGATGACCAAAGTTACATGTAAACTTGAAACGAAGGAACTGTGGGATAAATTCCACGACTTAGGAACCGAGATGATCATCACAAAGTCAGGAAG ACGTATGTTCCCAACAGTCAGGGTGTCTTTCAGTCACATCGACCCTGACTCTCGCTATGTCGTTCTCATGGATATTGTTCCCGTTGATAACAAGAGGTACCGCTACGCCTACCATCGGTCATCGTGGCTGGTAGCAGGTAAAGCTGACCCTCCTCTCCCAGCTAGATTATACATCCACCCGGACTCTCCCTTCACCGGTGAACAACTCCAGAAACAGATGGTAtcgtttgaaaaattaaaacttacaaataatgaACTGGACCAAAACGGACAT ATTATTTTGAATTCAATGCACAGGTATCAGCCTAGAGTTCATATCATCAAGAAGAGAGATAATTCATCGACTGTGGTCAGCCTACAAAACGAAGAATGTCGTACTTTTGTATTTCCACAGACCATGTTTACTGCAGTAACAGCCTACCAAAATCAGTTG ATAACCCGTCTGAAGATCGACAGTAACCCGTTCGCCAAAGGTTTCAGGGACTCTTCGCGTCTAACAGATCTAGAAAG TTTTATTCCGAGGGAAAGTGTAGAGACACTTATACACGAACACACATACGCAAGATCACCAATACGTGCATATGAGGAACCCGACTACGATGAAAATATGTTAAGTCGGAGCATCAAAGACCAAGCAGGTAAGCATTGAG GTATGAGTCGTTCGGGAATGTCATCAGCAAACACAATACGTGTTCCTGTGCCATCACGGATGGCTTTATCTCCAGTCCACGGTCTTTCCATGTTCCAACCACTCGGATCACCATCAGCCTATCCCGTCATGTCGTCAACTTCTACGAGTACAGCATTATCTACACCAATACCACACCCAATAGCCGGTCCATTGCGATATAACCGATTACTACCTACACACACCTATCAGTCATTGCAATTACAGAGATATCATCGCTTTTTTGCACAGGGACCTTATGCTTCGTTCCAAGCTCTCAGGCCATCATCGGTCATGACACCTTTTGTATGA